Proteins encoded together in one uncultured Desulfosarcina sp. window:
- the lptD gene encoding LPS assembly protein LptD — MLLIIFLWTLWVPDFSVAAAIGDRIAGSPKVPWQISADNVAYDAATTTYHATGQVIIEKQATRLIADRVDFNHKAMTAVAEGHVVLTVDEDVLTGQRLELDIEQETGVVTDGSLFLEQNHFYIRGQRIEKTGKETYRVERGSVTTCDGDRPDWIITSRTLKVTVEGYGTASHAVLRAHDLPVLYVPYIVFPAKTKRQTGLMFPEVGYSDRQGFAWNQPLFWAINDSSDATLYTHYMEERGAKIGLEYRYALTDASFGAIMVDGLHDRRVDDGTEEATDQWGYDDDAYDRPNADRYWLRAKVDQELPQGFMARLDLDIVSDQDYLTEFREGPDGFNATQESFLETFGRDLDTYDENTRTNRLNLSRSWSRFSLNADVLWNDNVINRRWEETDDTLQQLPRIEFDGTKQQAFESPFYWDLASEYTYFYQEDDDRGHRADLYPRVYLPLKWKNYLSVEPSAGWRQTTWVMDRWEDEALDKTTYRQIYDAKLDVSTEFSKIMGSPVAAVDRIRHSVKPRVVYQYIPDQDQSDLPDFDTAIDRIAAANTVTYSLTNTLTARQSKKPSPPGRKTTGKKPETGEKPPPSITAAAPGEGLAQETVPAAYDYTRFCRFYLEQTYDIDAAKDDEPEPFSDLYGELDLSFGSYFSLDSDASFDTYANDFSSHNVAAVVNDYRGDRMRIEHRYERDENESIYGIVALNLTGRLSVTGEYERDLLAEKDILKGAGFLYTAQCWAFDFRYTNEDGDHSFAFRLNLMGIGGFGN; from the coding sequence GTGCTTCTGATCATTTTTTTGTGGACCCTGTGGGTGCCGGATTTTTCTGTAGCCGCCGCCATCGGGGACCGCATCGCCGGCAGCCCCAAGGTCCCCTGGCAGATCAGTGCGGACAATGTCGCCTACGATGCCGCAACGACCACTTACCACGCCACGGGCCAGGTCATTATCGAAAAGCAGGCCACCCGATTGATCGCGGACCGGGTCGATTTCAACCATAAAGCCATGACCGCCGTAGCCGAAGGCCATGTGGTGCTCACCGTGGACGAAGACGTCCTGACCGGCCAGCGCCTGGAACTGGATATCGAACAGGAAACCGGTGTCGTAACCGACGGCAGCCTGTTTCTCGAACAGAATCATTTTTATATCCGGGGCCAGCGCATCGAAAAAACCGGCAAGGAAACCTATCGGGTGGAACGGGGCTCCGTCACCACCTGCGACGGCGACCGCCCCGATTGGATCATCACCAGCCGCACGCTCAAGGTAACGGTCGAAGGCTACGGCACCGCCAGCCACGCCGTGCTCCGGGCACATGACCTGCCGGTATTGTATGTGCCTTACATCGTTTTCCCCGCCAAAACCAAACGCCAGACCGGCTTGATGTTCCCCGAGGTCGGTTATTCGGACCGTCAGGGATTTGCCTGGAACCAACCCCTGTTCTGGGCCATCAACGACAGCTCCGACGCCACCTTGTATACCCACTACATGGAAGAACGGGGGGCCAAGATCGGCCTGGAATACCGCTATGCCCTGACCGACGCTTCCTTTGGGGCCATCATGGTCGATGGCCTGCACGACCGCAGGGTCGATGACGGCACCGAGGAGGCCACCGATCAATGGGGCTACGACGACGATGCCTATGACCGCCCCAATGCCGACCGCTACTGGCTGCGGGCCAAGGTGGACCAGGAACTGCCTCAGGGGTTCATGGCCCGGCTGGATCTCGATATTGTCAGCGACCAGGACTACCTTACCGAATTCAGGGAAGGTCCCGACGGATTCAACGCAACCCAGGAATCCTTTCTGGAAACCTTCGGGCGCGACCTGGACACCTATGACGAAAACACGCGAACCAACCGGTTGAATCTCAGCCGCAGCTGGTCCCGCTTTTCCCTGAATGCCGATGTGCTGTGGAACGACAACGTAATCAACCGTCGCTGGGAGGAAACCGACGATACCTTGCAGCAGCTGCCGCGGATCGAATTCGACGGCACCAAACAGCAGGCCTTCGAAAGCCCCTTTTATTGGGACCTGGCCTCCGAATACACCTATTTTTACCAGGAGGACGACGATCGGGGCCACCGCGCCGACCTTTACCCCCGGGTCTATCTGCCCCTCAAATGGAAAAACTACCTGTCGGTGGAACCCTCAGCCGGTTGGCGCCAGACCACCTGGGTCATGGACCGCTGGGAGGACGAGGCCCTGGACAAGACCACCTACCGCCAGATTTACGATGCCAAGCTGGATGTCTCCACCGAGTTTTCGAAAATCATGGGGTCGCCGGTGGCCGCCGTCGACCGGATTCGTCACAGCGTCAAACCCCGCGTGGTTTACCAGTACATCCCGGATCAGGACCAGTCCGACCTGCCCGATTTCGACACGGCCATCGATCGCATCGCAGCGGCCAATACGGTCACCTACTCGCTGACCAATACCCTCACGGCCAGACAGTCGAAAAAGCCATCCCCCCCCGGACGCAAGACCACCGGGAAAAAGCCCGAAACCGGCGAAAAGCCACCGCCAAGCATCACAGCGGCAGCACCCGGGGAGGGGCTGGCACAGGAAACGGTCCCGGCGGCTTACGACTACACCCGGTTCTGCCGGTTTTATCTGGAGCAAACCTACGACATCGATGCCGCCAAGGATGACGAACCGGAACCGTTTTCCGACCTTTACGGAGAACTGGATCTCTCCTTCGGGTCCTATTTCAGTCTGGACTCCGATGCCAGCTTCGACACCTACGCGAACGATTTTTCGTCTCACAATGTGGCTGCAGTGGTGAACGACTACCGGGGGGACCGGATGAGGATCGAGCATCGCTACGAAAGGGACGAAAATGAATCGATCTACGGCATCGTGGCCCTCAACCTGACCGGCCGCCTGTCCGTAACAGGCGAATACGAACGCGATCTGCTGGCAGAAAAAGATATTCTGAAAGGTGCCGGCTTTCTCTACACCGCCCAGTGTTGGGCCTTCGATTTCCGCTACACCAACGAAGACGGGGACCACAGTTTCGCGTTTCGTCTGAACCTGATGGGAATCGGCGGATTCGGCAACTAA
- the tmk gene encoding dTMP kinase yields MFITLEGIEGSGKSTQIAAIARWLKEAGYDCLTTREPGGTSIGGQIRSVLLNPANDDMASGTELLLYVADRVQHLETVVRPALAAGKVVVCDRYFDATMVYQGYARGLDKKMILRLHELACGGLTPDLTLLLDLAPEEGLARAWRRIASDDAHAAESRFEKEKLAFHRRVREGYLDLVRKQPQRFAIIDANADVAAVSRQIEAALNVVLSFKC; encoded by the coding sequence ATGTTCATCACATTAGAAGGCATAGAGGGTTCGGGAAAATCCACCCAGATAGCGGCCATCGCCCGGTGGCTGAAGGAGGCCGGGTACGACTGCCTGACGACCCGCGAACCGGGCGGAACCTCCATCGGGGGTCAGATCCGCAGTGTCCTGCTGAACCCGGCCAATGACGACATGGCGTCCGGTACCGAACTGTTGCTGTATGTGGCCGACCGGGTCCAGCACCTGGAGACTGTTGTCCGTCCGGCCCTTGCGGCCGGCAAGGTGGTGGTCTGTGACCGCTATTTCGATGCCACCATGGTCTACCAGGGCTATGCCCGGGGCCTGGACAAAAAGATGATCCTGAGGCTGCACGAACTGGCCTGCGGCGGCCTGACACCCGATCTGACGCTGCTGCTGGACCTGGCTCCCGAAGAGGGGCTGGCCCGGGCCTGGCGGCGGATTGCGTCCGACGACGCCCATGCGGCGGAGTCCCGCTTTGAAAAGGAAAAACTGGCTTTCCATCGACGGGTGCGCGAGGGTTATCTGGATCTGGTGCGAAAACAGCCGCAACGGTTTGCCATCATCGATGCAAACGCCGATGTGGCGGCCGTCAGCCGGCAGATCGAAGCTGCCCTGAATGTAGTGTTAAGTTTTAAGTGTTAA
- a CDS encoding peptidoglycan-binding protein, protein MEQWYRVITIACIIGFLGGAPAFGGSHDQRTYKAQDRLQELGYQPGPADGVMGQKTQNAVKKFQRDQGLPETGHIDDKTYQRMQQAPVKKEAKTASHGQAKYDRNVHDAQNYLNQLGYQPGPRDGMMGQQTRTAIKTFQRDRGLPETGKLDDKTFQEMKKNQSDKPGQPNRNQKKN, encoded by the coding sequence ATGGAACAATGGTATCGGGTAATTACGATTGCTTGCATTATCGGTTTTTTAGGAGGCGCCCCGGCTTTTGGCGGCAGCCACGACCAGCGGACCTACAAGGCCCAGGACCGGCTGCAGGAACTCGGCTATCAGCCCGGCCCCGCAGATGGCGTTATGGGCCAGAAGACCCAAAATGCGGTCAAAAAATTCCAGCGCGATCAGGGACTCCCTGAAACCGGGCATATCGATGACAAAACGTATCAGAGAATGCAGCAAGCGCCGGTAAAAAAGGAAGCTAAAACAGCGTCACACGGACAGGCCAAGTACGACCGGAACGTCCATGACGCCCAAAATTATTTGAATCAACTCGGCTACCAGCCCGGCCCAAGGGATGGCATGATGGGCCAGCAGACCCGCACCGCGATCAAGACGTTCCAGCGGGATCGCGGACTTCCGGAAACAGGGAAACTGGATGACAAAACGTTTCAGGAAATGAAGAAAAACCAGTCCGACAAACCCGGGCAGCCGAACCGGAATCAAAAGAAAAACTGA
- the holB gene encoding DNA polymerase III subunit delta', whose amino-acid sequence MTTATGFDAIVGQDAPISLLKTFIRDGTHPHALLFSGDEGVGKKTTATAFAMACNCLTLQSSLRNRPPLDAIDACGACASCKKIAANHHPDVIRIAPTSAVIRIARIRELLQTLALKPNEAHRRVVILSEAQAMNPEAGNALLKVLEEPPDRTLLILTAPQPMDLLPTIVSRCRHIRFAPLSEQAIRQLLAGEKKVDPKTLEALAGLCGGSLARARARIEDSWLNRRNWLVEVLTDLITHSGTPDFRTWLALAERLAGKKDHIEDSLEIITMWLRDILVAGYDPQRVLNRDRMATLAEAAGKAGPAALIEQIDAVQEAKSALRANTNTRLTLDAMALRMARACSL is encoded by the coding sequence ATGACGACGGCAACCGGATTTGACGCCATCGTTGGCCAGGACGCCCCCATCAGTCTGCTGAAAACCTTTATCCGCGATGGGACGCATCCCCATGCGTTGCTCTTTTCAGGAGACGAGGGAGTCGGAAAAAAAACCACCGCCACGGCTTTCGCCATGGCCTGCAACTGCCTGACGCTGCAATCGAGCCTTCGCAACCGCCCTCCCCTGGACGCCATCGATGCCTGCGGAGCGTGCGCTTCATGTAAAAAAATCGCCGCCAACCACCATCCGGACGTCATTCGCATCGCTCCCACCTCGGCGGTCATCCGAATCGCCCGGATCCGGGAATTGCTGCAAACCCTGGCATTGAAGCCCAATGAGGCGCACCGACGGGTGGTGATCCTCTCCGAGGCCCAGGCGATGAATCCGGAAGCCGGCAACGCCCTGCTCAAAGTGCTGGAAGAACCACCGGACCGTACCCTGCTGATTCTGACCGCACCGCAGCCGATGGATCTTCTGCCCACAATTGTCTCCCGTTGCAGGCACATCCGCTTCGCTCCCTTGAGCGAACAGGCCATCCGGCAGCTGCTCGCGGGGGAAAAAAAGGTGGATCCGAAGACGCTGGAGGCACTGGCCGGCCTGTGCGGCGGCAGCCTCGCCCGGGCACGGGCGAGGATCGAGGACAGTTGGTTGAATCGCCGGAATTGGCTCGTTGAGGTGCTGACCGACCTCATAACCCATTCCGGCACACCGGACTTTCGAACCTGGCTGGCGCTGGCCGAGCGGCTGGCCGGAAAAAAAGATCATATTGAAGATTCGCTGGAAATCATTACCATGTGGCTACGGGATATCCTGGTCGCCGGCTATGATCCGCAGCGGGTATTGAACCGCGATCGCATGGCAACGCTGGCAGAAGCCGCCGGCAAGGCCGGACCGGCGGCGCTGATCGAACAGATCGACGCCGTGCAGGAAGCCAAAAGCGCCCTGCGCGCCAATACGAACACAAGATTGACACTGGACGCCATGGCCCTGCGGATGGCGCGGGCCTGCTCCTTATAA
- a CDS encoding HU family DNA-binding protein, translated as MNKLELISALKTQADISKSEAAKVVQIFFDSMADAMADGERVEIRGLCSFFVKEYKSYTGRNPKTGEKVTIKPKKLPFFKAGKELKERVDQ; from the coding sequence ATGAATAAATTGGAGCTCATCTCCGCTTTGAAAACCCAAGCCGACATCTCCAAGTCCGAAGCGGCAAAAGTGGTCCAGATCTTTTTCGACAGCATGGCCGATGCCATGGCCGACGGCGAACGTGTCGAGATTCGCGGCCTGTGCAGCTTCTTCGTGAAAGAGTACAAGAGTTATACGGGAAGAAACCCCAAGACCGGCGAAAAAGTCACCATCAAGCCCAAAAAGCTTCCTTTTTTCAAAGCCGGCAAGGAACTCAAGGAGCGGGTGGATCAATAG
- a CDS encoding MaoC/PaaZ C-terminal domain-containing protein, producing the protein MKKRYFEDLKEGEQLACKPVVMTREAIVDFGRQFDPQPFHIDESAARDSLFGGLVASSLHTLSACTRAVVAAQGNIAILSGVGMHAVKMFNPVRPGDVLAVHARWAELQKSRSKPDRGFASILCKVANQRNEPVIEYGYRYLVACRNFPKKSA; encoded by the coding sequence GTGAAAAAGAGATATTTCGAAGATTTAAAGGAGGGTGAACAGCTTGCCTGCAAGCCTGTCGTGATGACGCGGGAGGCGATCGTCGACTTTGGAAGACAATTCGATCCGCAACCGTTTCACATCGACGAAAGCGCCGCGAGGGATTCCCTGTTCGGCGGACTGGTGGCTTCTTCTCTTCACACCCTTTCCGCATGCACCCGGGCGGTCGTTGCAGCCCAGGGCAACATCGCGATCCTGAGCGGTGTCGGCATGCATGCGGTAAAGATGTTCAACCCGGTGCGCCCGGGCGACGTTCTTGCAGTACACGCCAGATGGGCGGAACTGCAAAAATCGCGGAGCAAACCGGATCGCGGTTTCGCATCCATTCTCTGCAAGGTCGCCAATCAGCGAAACGAGCCGGTGATCGAGTATGGTTACCGTTACCTTGTCGCCTGTCGTAATTTTCCTAAAAAATCAGCTTGA
- a CDS encoding HD domain-containing protein, with protein sequence MTKRFVSDLAAGSAVDEVFLLARRNMAHKKDGNPFLNVTLADRSGQVNGVVWDQVERIAAAAAEGDFVHVRAQVGEYRGSLQLVVKDMARVPEDQVDAADFLAATTRDVSQMLDRLKEMTARMNTPYLRALFDLFWADADFVAAYTSAPAAKHMHHAYIGGLLEHTLSMAILSETIAKHYGGVDRDLLLAGVILHDVGKTRELDYSRRIDYTDEGRLLSHIVIGLSMLDEKLKQLPDFPEDQAQLLKHMIVSHHGAREFGSPEPPKTIEAVLLNYIDEMDSRVNSIREYVAKDESDGSWTSYHRLLERHFYKKQ encoded by the coding sequence ATGACCAAACGCTTTGTCTCCGATCTTGCCGCGGGCAGCGCTGTTGACGAAGTTTTTCTGCTGGCCCGGCGCAATATGGCCCACAAAAAAGACGGCAACCCGTTTTTAAATGTCACCCTGGCGGATCGCAGCGGACAGGTCAACGGGGTGGTGTGGGATCAGGTCGAGCGCATTGCCGCGGCGGCGGCCGAAGGCGATTTCGTGCATGTACGGGCCCAGGTGGGCGAGTACCGGGGCAGTTTGCAACTGGTGGTCAAAGACATGGCCCGGGTGCCCGAGGACCAGGTGGATGCCGCTGATTTTCTGGCCGCCACCACCCGCGACGTAAGTCAGATGCTCGACCGGCTCAAAGAGATGACCGCCCGCATGAATACGCCTTACCTGCGGGCACTTTTCGACCTTTTCTGGGCCGATGCGGACTTCGTGGCCGCTTATACCAGTGCCCCGGCGGCCAAACACATGCACCATGCCTATATCGGCGGGCTGCTGGAGCACACCCTTTCCATGGCGATTCTCTCCGAGACCATCGCCAAACATTACGGCGGCGTCGACCGCGATCTGCTGCTGGCCGGGGTGATCCTCCACGACGTGGGCAAGACCCGTGAACTGGACTATTCCCGGCGCATCGATTACACCGACGAAGGGCGCCTGCTCAGCCACATCGTCATCGGGCTGTCCATGCTGGACGAAAAGCTGAAGCAACTGCCCGATTTCCCGGAGGACCAGGCCCAATTGCTCAAGCACATGATCGTCAGCCACCATGGCGCCCGGGAGTTCGGCTCTCCCGAGCCGCCCAAGACCATCGAGGCGGTGTTGCTGAACTACATCGACGAGATGGATTCCCGGGTCAACAGCATTCGCGAGTATGTGGCCAAGGACGAATCGGACGGGTCATGGACGTCGTATCACCGGTTGTTGGAGAGGCATTTCTATAAAAAACAGTGA
- a CDS encoding ferredoxin produces MAFNPIVDESKCVGCEECVDVCPVEVFEIQDEKSVPVNAEECLGCESCVEVCEEGAITVEET; encoded by the coding sequence ATGGCTTTTAACCCGATCGTTGACGAGTCCAAATGCGTTGGCTGTGAAGAGTGCGTGGATGTATGCCCCGTAGAGGTCTTTGAGATTCAGGATGAAAAATCAGTTCCCGTGAATGCCGAAGAGTGCCTCGGCTGCGAAAGCTGCGTGGAAGTTTGCGAAGAGGGTGCCATCACCGTCGAAGAAACCTAA
- a CDS encoding UpxY family transcription antiterminator, with amino-acid sequence MAGDKLIRAWYALHTKSRFENVVNEGLAKKTMDVFLPKITVKSRRRDRHKMIRVPLFPGYVFVRTDLNAYEHVEILKTTGAVRLIGSTRGPVPIADSTIESLRIMVSTDEEVITGTRFKKGDRVMVIRGPFAGVTGIFSTYRGDGRVVVNIEALGQFAAVNVAAEDVEKLPQILT; translated from the coding sequence ATGGCAGGCGATAAACTGATTCGCGCATGGTATGCGCTGCACACGAAAAGCCGCTTCGAAAATGTGGTCAACGAAGGGCTGGCCAAAAAGACCATGGACGTCTTCCTGCCCAAAATTACGGTGAAAAGCCGCAGGCGGGACCGCCATAAAATGATCCGCGTACCCCTTTTCCCCGGGTATGTATTCGTCCGCACCGATCTGAATGCCTACGAGCACGTCGAAATTTTGAAAACCACCGGGGCGGTGCGGCTCATCGGCAGCACCCGGGGACCGGTGCCCATTGCCGACAGCACCATCGAGTCCCTCAGGATCATGGTATCGACGGATGAGGAGGTGATCACCGGCACCCGCTTTAAAAAGGGCGACCGCGTAATGGTCATCCGGGGCCCTTTCGCCGGGGTAACCGGCATTTTCTCGACCTATCGGGGCGACGGTCGCGTCGTCGTCAATATCGAGGCATTGGGGCAGTTCGCCGCCGTCAACGTCGCCGCCGAGGATGTGGAGAAGCTTCCGCAGATATTAACATAA
- a CDS encoding MGMT family protein translates to MSHYRIVNTAFGYAVAAFEPDPFRLLEIRLPQADLKAASQPFDEQLWQIDREHSQATIVAQDLIGYFNGKAIDIPWQWMDLSRFTPSQQAVYQAVAGIPYGETASYGQVAKMAGLPRAARFVGTTMANNPYPVLIPCHRVIRSDGSAGLFGGGEALKIRMLAMEAAGRK, encoded by the coding sequence ATGAGCCACTACCGAATTGTGAATACCGCTTTCGGGTACGCCGTCGCGGCCTTCGAACCCGATCCGTTCCGACTCTTGGAAATCCGGCTTCCCCAGGCGGACCTCAAGGCTGCCAGCCAGCCTTTCGACGAGCAGTTGTGGCAGATCGACCGGGAGCATTCCCAAGCGACGATAGTGGCCCAAGACCTGATCGGCTATTTCAACGGCAAAGCCATCGACATCCCCTGGCAGTGGATGGACCTGTCTCGCTTTACCCCTTCCCAGCAGGCCGTATATCAGGCGGTGGCCGGCATCCCTTACGGCGAGACCGCTTCCTACGGCCAGGTGGCTAAGATGGCCGGCCTGCCGCGGGCCGCCCGTTTCGTGGGTACCACCATGGCCAACAATCCCTATCCGGTGCTGATTCCCTGCCACCGCGTGATCCGAAGCGACGGCTCTGCAGGCCTGTTCGGCGGCGGCGAAGCGTTGAAGATTCGGATGCTGGCAATGGAGGCGGCAGGTCGTAAGTAG
- the surE gene encoding 5'/3'-nucleotidase SurE, whose translation MQVLLTNDDGIYAPGLWALYQVLAGQHRVHVVAPDRERSAVGHGITLHQPIRSHQTRINGGPTGFAVNGTPADCVKLGLAELLETPPELVVSGINPGANVGVNVNYSGTVAAAKEAAMAGIPAMAVSITAPGDRHMKDAAVVAASLCLQMMDWKLPTGTFLNVNFPDLPRERIRGVRWSRQGANGSAQHFEKRLDPRNRTYYWQGCDAQGGYDRPDIDGAALQENYISITPIKCDMTDYDALNELARREVSISF comes from the coding sequence ATGCAAGTTTTATTGACCAATGACGACGGAATTTACGCGCCCGGGCTGTGGGCCCTGTATCAGGTCCTTGCCGGGCAGCATCGGGTGCATGTGGTGGCCCCGGATCGCGAACGCAGCGCCGTCGGCCATGGGATTACCTTGCATCAGCCCATCCGCAGCCATCAGACCCGGATCAACGGCGGCCCGACCGGCTTTGCCGTCAACGGAACGCCGGCCGACTGCGTCAAGCTGGGGCTGGCCGAGCTGCTGGAAACCCCGCCCGAACTGGTCGTTTCCGGGATCAATCCGGGAGCCAACGTGGGGGTGAACGTCAACTACTCCGGCACGGTGGCTGCGGCCAAGGAAGCCGCCATGGCCGGCATCCCCGCAATGGCAGTCTCCATCACGGCGCCTGGTGACCGTCACATGAAAGACGCCGCCGTTGTCGCCGCTTCCCTCTGCCTGCAGATGATGGACTGGAAACTGCCCACAGGGACCTTTCTCAACGTCAACTTTCCCGATCTGCCCAGAGAGCGAATTCGCGGCGTCCGCTGGAGCCGGCAGGGAGCCAACGGCAGCGCCCAGCATTTCGAAAAGCGCCTGGATCCGCGCAACCGGACCTATTACTGGCAGGGCTGTGACGCGCAGGGCGGTTACGACCGCCCGGACATCGACGGTGCGGCCTTGCAGGAAAACTATATTTCCATTACCCCCATCAAATGCGACATGACCGATTATGACGCTCTGAACGAACTGGCCCGCCGGGAGGTTTCCATCTCCTTTTAA
- the cysS gene encoding cysteine--tRNA ligase, with protein MPHTILNHIGNTPLVEIRHLNPNPKVRILAKLEYLNPGGSIKDRPALSMIEAGERSGELVPGKTVIEATSGNTGIGLAMVCSVKGYRLLLAMSEAASVERQKILKARGAEILLTPGHLGTDGAIEEVYRLARENPDTYFMTDQYNNPANWQAHYHGTAVEIWEQTDGALTHLVATMGTSGTLMGLSRRLKEFDPAIRIIGVEPYLGHRLQGLKNMREAYQPEIFEKRLLDEKINVEDEPAFEMTRRLAREEGLMVGMSSGAAMVVAAEMARSLEAGTLVVIFPDGGERYLSTPLFDVQEKVELKLFNTMSRKKERFLPLNPGKVSMYACGPTAHAPLHVGEGRRFIFSDLLARYLSFRGHTVKMVMNITDLDDKTIEGSEKAGMSLEAFTGMHIDAFHRDLEVLGIRPANHYPKSSEHTADMVDLADRLIKKGYAYEKLRSIYFDISRFKEYGRLSGIDLDKIKLGATVDLDEYEKDNPRDFTLLKRTRLSELKRGIYIKTDWGNMRPSWHLQCAAMSMRYLGDYFDIHCAGRELVFPHHENEVAIAGALTGKTLAKYWIHCDRVLVDGKKVDEGDALTIQALLDQGFTGRQIRYWLLSVNYRKPVLYSVERLKRVRKTLERLDACVQALKTVRSGKPYGELDQLCYDIKNGFTTAMDDDLNISAALAVLFTVIKRINTLIVEGEIDPDGAGRILETLERIDTVLNIFDFSDETENPEVQRLIDERNRARQARDWELADRLRDQLLEMGVVPRDEPIR; from the coding sequence ATGCCCCATACTATCCTGAATCATATCGGCAATACTCCCCTGGTGGAAATCCGGCATCTGAATCCCAACCCCAAGGTGCGCATCCTGGCCAAACTCGAGTACCTCAATCCCGGCGGCTCCATCAAGGACCGGCCGGCCCTCTCCATGATCGAGGCGGGCGAGCGTTCGGGAGAACTGGTGCCCGGCAAGACGGTCATCGAGGCCACCTCCGGCAACACCGGCATCGGGCTGGCCATGGTCTGTTCGGTCAAAGGGTACCGGCTGCTGCTGGCCATGAGCGAGGCCGCCAGTGTGGAGCGCCAGAAGATCCTTAAGGCCCGCGGCGCCGAGATTCTGCTCACCCCCGGCCATCTGGGCACCGACGGCGCCATCGAGGAGGTCTACCGGCTGGCCCGGGAAAATCCCGACACCTATTTCATGACGGACCAGTACAACAACCCGGCCAACTGGCAGGCCCACTATCACGGCACGGCCGTGGAGATCTGGGAGCAGACCGACGGGGCCCTGACCCATCTGGTAGCCACCATGGGAACCTCGGGGACCCTCATGGGCCTGTCCCGGCGGCTCAAGGAGTTCGACCCGGCCATCCGCATCATCGGTGTGGAGCCATACCTGGGGCACCGGCTGCAAGGGCTTAAGAATATGCGCGAGGCCTACCAGCCGGAGATTTTCGAAAAGCGGCTGCTGGACGAGAAGATCAACGTGGAGGACGAGCCGGCCTTTGAGATGACCCGGCGGCTGGCCAGGGAAGAAGGCTTGATGGTGGGCATGAGCAGCGGGGCCGCCATGGTGGTGGCCGCCGAGATGGCTCGCAGCCTGGAGGCGGGCACCCTGGTGGTGATCTTTCCCGACGGCGGCGAGCGCTATCTCTCCACGCCGCTGTTCGACGTCCAGGAGAAGGTCGAACTGAAGCTGTTCAACACCATGAGCCGCAAAAAGGAGCGCTTTTTGCCCCTGAATCCGGGCAAGGTCTCCATGTACGCCTGCGGCCCTACGGCCCATGCCCCCCTGCATGTGGGCGAAGGCCGCCGCTTCATCTTCTCCGATCTTCTGGCCCGCTACCTGTCCTTCCGCGGCCACACGGTCAAGATGGTGATGAACATCACCGATCTGGACGACAAAACCATCGAGGGGTCCGAGAAGGCCGGCATGTCCCTGGAAGCGTTCACCGGCATGCATATCGACGCCTTCCACCGCGATCTGGAAGTGCTGGGCATCCGGCCGGCCAACCACTACCCCAAATCCAGCGAGCACACCGCCGACATGGTCGATCTGGCCGACCGGCTGATCAAGAAGGGCTACGCCTACGAAAAGCTGCGCTCCATCTATTTCGACATCTCGCGGTTCAAGGAGTACGGCCGGCTGTCGGGCATCGACCTGGACAAAATCAAGCTGGGCGCCACCGTCGACCTGGACGAATACGAAAAGGACAATCCCCGGGATTTCACCCTGCTCAAGCGCACCCGGCTGTCGGAGCTCAAGCGGGGGATTTACATCAAGACCGACTGGGGCAACATGCGTCCTTCCTGGCATTTGCAGTGCGCCGCCATGTCCATGCGCTACCTGGGCGATTACTTCGACATCCACTGCGCCGGACGGGAGCTGGTTTTTCCCCATCACGAGAACGAGGTCGCCATTGCCGGCGCCCTGACCGGAAAAACCCTGGCCAAATACTGGATTCACTGCGACCGCGTCCTGGTGGACGGCAAAAAGGTGGACGAAGGCGATGCCCTGACCATCCAGGCGCTGCTGGACCAGGGGTTCACCGGCAGGCAGATCCGCTACTGGCTGCTGTCGGTCAACTACCGCAAGCCGGTGCTTTATTCCGTGGAGCGGCTCAAGCGGGTGCGCAAGACCCTGGAACGGCTGGACGCCTGCGTGCAAGCCCTAAAAACGGTGCGCAGCGGCAAACCCTACGGGGAGCTGGACCAGCTTTGCTACGACATCAAAAACGGCTTTACCACGGCCATGGATGACGACCTGAACATTTCCGCGGCCCTGGCCGTCCTGTTCACCGTCATCAAGCGCATCAACACCCTGATCGTCGAAGGAGAAATCGATCCTGACGGCGCCGGACGCATCCTGGAAACCCTGGAGCGGATCGACACGGTGCTGAACATTTTCGATTTTTCGGATGAAACCGAAAATCCGGAAGTCCAGCGGTTGATCGACGAGCGCAACCGTGCCCGCCAGGCCAGAGACTGGGAACTGGCCGACCGGCTGCGCGACCAGCTGCTGGAGATGGGGGTTGTGCCCCGGGACGAACCGATCCGTTGA